Within the Rosa rugosa chromosome 2, drRosRugo1.1, whole genome shotgun sequence genome, the region TCTCTATAATATATCGgtcacttcaaaaaaaaagatatatgaGGGGATACATCAAAGATTTCGCAGATATTTTAATccttataaaaatataaaactaTAAATACAGGCACATTCAATATTCCAAGTAAACTTCTGAGCAATCTTGAAAGCTAGATATAAAATTGTCGAATGTATATAGTTAGAGTTTATTGTGGCTCCCTGCAAAGCCGATGCCCAATTGACGCACTCATAAGGAATGAGGAGGGGAATAGTAGCTGCGGTTATCACTTATCACCAAGGAGGCAAGGACTTTATAGCATTTAGAGGTCCAAATGTGAGTGAAGTTATAAAAAAatcccctttttcttttttattacaaACTTACTTCTTAGACGTCTTAGATGGAGTGtcgtcatttttttttctttttgggtgaaCATGCAAAATGAGACGCATAAGCActatttgttttccttttttttaaaaaaaaaaaaaaatctgtttttcAATTTAGGAGTTCATGATGTCTACAGTGACTTTTCATTAGATATGCTTATGGAGTCTATTATGATGGGTGCGACTACTTGCCAAAGATGCAAGACATAGACATTATTACAATTCTTCTTGATCTCCTTGCGAGATTTCGTAATGCCTATGCCTTTGCATCATCAATAAATAGTCGCACCATATCATAATATTCATCTTCATAAGCCCATTTAATGAAAGTCATTGAAATCGTAGACCCTTAATTAAAACGAGAAAATGAATAGTGCTCATTTTGTACCTTCTACCTTCCAGAAAGATCTAAGGGGAAGTTTTGTAATGATTTAAtttaaagggaaaatttcacaaacagtacaccaagtaaaggtcactaataattcttatacataaagttccaaaccaaacatttcggtacacgaaatctgaaactcgacccactatcagtacacgacgtcaatttttgacaccaaaatgtccattatgccctcagttcttattttttttaataaatttttttttctgttaaattagactcatcttttttctttctctctcttcgcgtCTCTGGTTCTATGCTCTGTTCTTCTCCTTCGCCGAcgactctttcttcttccttcttccggcgaAAACTCTCCGGCGACCACcgcatctcctccaccttccaaaTCCACACCCATCAAACTCAATCCCACTCCCTCCCTCCGAGCGCACAACCGGCCATATCCAGACCGGCCTCACCCAGCCAATTGCTCTCAGCACCCAGCCAATTTGATCTCTGCACCCATCTTCCTCTAGCGAACACCAGTACCCAGCCGTCACCGGCTTCCCAGACGAGCTGCAACAACTTACCACCGTAGCCTCAGCCTCAGCCTTGCCCAGCGTCTGCAACGGCGCTGCCCCCTGCCAGCCTCCGCTCCCTCACCTAGCACGCTGCCCAGCCAGACCGGACGCAGATCCCAGCCGCGCCTTCCCATCACCGGCTTCCATCTGGATCCGCCGACAGCAACATCCCCGTGTCAGCAGCCTACCCGCCTCCACCCATCGCTGCTGCAGCAACCCACCCGACCCGCCTGCGCAGATCCCAGCACCGATCTGCCCACCAGACCTCCGACGATCAGATTTGCTGCACAAGTCCCGGACCAATCTTGCTTCGACGACCCAGATTGAGGGACTACAAACCAGAGGAAGAACAGAGCATAGAACCAGAGacgcgaagagagagaaagaaaaaagatgagtctaatttaacagaaaaaaaaaattattaaaaaaaacagaaaaaaaaaatttattaaaaaaaaaaagaactgagggcataatggacattttggtgtcaaaaattgacgtcgtgtactgatagtgggtcgagtttcagatttcgtgtaccaaaatgtttggtttggaactttatgtataagaattattagtggcctttacttggtgtactgtttgtgaaattttccctaatttAAATTATATAAAACATCCAAATGCTATAAGATCAGAGTCCGGTAAtaaccaaggttttaaatatcggttTTAAATATCTATAAGAACTTTAAAAAATAGAGATATCGGAAATAGTGGGGATATATCAGGGATATAGGAGAAAATATATCGTTTTTTGAAAGACTCAATTTAttagaattacatataaatacatatgaatgtcaacttcatctatatCCAAAGAgagactctaggtggttgaaaagcCGGTCACTGGTCTATGAAAATGCAATAAGTAGATCAAAATATATGACCCATATAatacgaattgtagtgatgaatatgatagttatagatctctttagagctgctGACTGTTTTCCCgataaggggataataaggatgaatccAACTGGCatggatgactgatcatatacttctccatattgattatatccataagcgtcatagccaaattgattgttgccttcatgagattcatttgagatcccactgttctctgtgcctaaactgatagagtcaaaagatcccactgcgctctgtgcctaaactgatagagtcaaaagttaaggcaattgaagaaacatcagatggggtactttgatcatcagttgcacctctagtcctcctctcatatcgggtcttctcttgagcaccatgaccagctgttctcactctgtggtcttcatcttgggtggtatgatcaaaattaccttcacaggcCGGTAAATGGGTTTAATCCTCTATCCAtagaagattgtccatattcatatctttcacctccaccacctgttccacttccaccctctccaccatcatcagaactatctggagttgTTGTACCACCTcacgcatcatcactatctgaattatctcatgggtttttaacaacttcttcagataagacCCTCTCTACGTTGATTACAGCATTAGTTGtagtttctacaacttgtggaagaggttttccagcttcatcatcgaggtgtgcaggcataatccaataatgaagtggatcaatgccattatcaagcggctcacttgcaacatgaagtagatctatatagttgttttcattgaccacATTCATCATTTCCTATCTATCTCGCAGCCGCAGCTTCATGTTGTAGTAGCAGTATACAACCTTTTCCAACTTCTGATATGCCAAAAGGTTCCTTTGcttctttctattattcaactacagagtACATAGTTACAGACTACATACAGAGTTATAGATACAGTCACAGACTACACAATACgaaatctctcctcacacatATTTGCATTTACAAAATTACTTCTCGCCCAGAATCAccttgagggtatttctcctcacctaaattcgccttgaggagatctctcttcacacagatttgcatttagagaattactgagttttttaatttctattttttatttttttcatcagattttacaaatatttttttacTTTATCGGAAATATAcctcaaatatctaatatatcagaGATATTTGATGGTGTTGGAGAAATTTCGTAGAAACGATAGATCGAAGATAAAATATTCACCCCCTAAGATATATCAGTCTGTTGAAAAAGAAGATATCGGAGGATATATTAgaaatatcgcagatattttAAAACCTTGGTAATAACCGCATGTCCGCATCTACTATAGTCACTCTTTCTTTTTTATGATCGCAGAAAATTTTGTATATAATTTAAATTCATTCCGGTTGTTGCTGTCAGAACACCTGCCTTTTTTAAAAAATGTATCCAAACACCAACAACAGACGTCGAGCCGATGGATCCAGCTTCTGGCCAACGAACCAAAGGATCCAGTTCGATCTTTTAGGTCCCTACTTCCCTCGACGGTTATGTCACAATATCCCTAAAGCCTATCTATCAGAAGCATTGCAAACAAGCCCTTCATTCAAGACTTGATGAAAGAAAGTACGTTCTTCaaattcttctttcttctaacTTTATTAGTTACACTGGGAAACACAAAAACACTTATGTAtcaaaaaaaacacaaaaacacttATTCATCATCAGCACTCAGAGTATGTATATCGATCTGTATAAATTAAACTGAAGTTAACCCTGCTTCGGTTCGTTGACGTAGCTTCCCATCCTCACCACGATCCCATCGGGATCTCGTACATACCCCACTTTCTGGCCCCACTCTTTCTCTTCCGGCACGCTCACCGCCACCGCTCCGTTCTCCACCGCCCTCTGAAACATTGGCATCCACACACAAATTACTACGAACCATAAACTCTAGGGGAACAATGACAAGACGACAGGTCGTTTAATGATTACTTTATAGGCCGCGTCGACGTCGGGGTACGCAAAGCAAACCTCAACCGGCTGCCTCTCACTCCCGGAGCTCGGCTTCTGAACTTTTCCGGTGAGGTCGTCCGTCTCGTGCTGGTTTTGCGGCGTGAATGCTATCGTCGTCTGCCCGCTTTCAAGCTCTCCCCATCTGTATATATTCAATCATCATCAATGTATTTAGAACTAGTGATTGTGGATTAATACTTAGGAAGGTGATTATATACCTGTGAGACTCGTCTATACGACGTACGGTGTAGCCGAAGGCTTTGGAATAGAAGGCTGCGGATTTGGCTACGTCCTTCACGTACACCACCGTGTAGGCAAATGCTGGGTTTAGATTCGACGCCATTGTTGGTTGGATTCGGTTCAGTTTCTGAAATCGATTCGATTTTGGAGGTTGATGAAGGTGATGTTTGAGCTTTTATTTAGGAGTTGGAATTTTGATCAGATCAATCGTGGACGTATGTGACTGAATCCAATAAGAAAGTACGTGGCATGTGGTAAGGAACTGTGGAGGTGGCAGGTGGAGGTTCTGCATGTGGTCAGCTCACAGAGTGCTGCCATGTGGTTTGAAGAGGCTAGGACAGTTTATCTCTTTTCTTGATCTCTTTTCTTCCGTCGTTTACTACATCGTTACTTTTCGACAAGTCGTTTTACGAAATTTTGTCGACAGTTTAATTTATACAGTTGACTCTATAAAATGTATAGCTTGATAACGGCAACAAAGACGTTGataattgtttggctccaattttgctgcagctggtcaacagtctcttttcttgcgcgggcgtggcagcaccgttcgggtgcggtcgtcgggagtgtcccttgacctgacttctatcaagcgattgtagacgaagagagcaccaacctcgtcgtgggattttttgtgcctcgtggtgaggactttgctgaagtttcttcttgttcacaagtcgatactcaatattgcagatcgagcagagcgaaatcaccgggaagtattgagatcttgctaaagcgtgactttagcttggctgggttgctagggcgttacccttgcttggctggttctgtaaccgttgtggtcgcagtactaccgtcggctcccgaggagactaggaccgaagcacgttgatagagggtttggtggcactgaaagtcggcttctgagaagactaggactaggagtgtgatcaccggtaagagaaagagaaggagaggagttgctcttacagaggtttgctctagagagaacttagatcatcttagagatgttgttgttgaatgtgaatgtgttttggtgtcggtgtttggtcgtggtactacaatcggctctcgaggagactaggaccgaagtacgttgacagagggtttggcggcactgaaagtcggcttctgagaagactaggactaggagtgtgatcaccggtaagagaaagagaaggaaatgagttgctcttagagaggttgctctagagagaacttagatcatcttagagatgttttgatgttgtgaatgtgtgtgtgtcttagaatgagaggagaaggtgtttatatagggaagaaaaagaagagtgaaatgatgagtggaagaaaaataatgaaagtagatctaagttcacttgtaaaatatggaaaagatagagaaaagatgaaatgaaagcaaagcatgaaggtgcagcaacatggaagtggtgatgatctattaaagagattgtagaagaaaaatatatccaaggaaaaagagaaaagcatctagctttcttcatgtgggtaggaaacatgaacatgtgaatattgagctggttttaggtcagtttctgcccctttattccttcaattatttctccaacaagacttcattatatgccttcgacttct harbors:
- the LOC133734055 gene encoding uncharacterized protein LOC133734055, with amino-acid sequence MASNLNPAFAYTVVYVKDVAKSAAFYSKAFGYTVRRIDESHRWGELESGQTTIAFTPQNQHETDDLTGKVQKPSSGSERQPVEVCFAYPDVDAAYKRAVENGAVAVSVPEEKEWGQKVGYVRDPDGIVVRMGSYVNEPKQG